The sequence AAAAgctttaaaaagtaaaaaatatCCACTTTTGCTATGAATGTAGATGTAGCGCCTGACCTGAGAAATTGAGCAAATTTCAGCTAGCAAAACTACCATTAGCAGAGATGCTGACTGAGACATGCATGTACCATTTAACCTTCGCACTGCTGTAGACATATATACTGGAAtgttgtacatatatacatctCAGGTCAGCAGAGGGAAGGATAAACATTGTGTGCTCACCAGCAGTACAGATGTGGCATGATGAGTGGGGCGCCCACGCGATCCCGTTCACGCAGGCGCGATGGTTGCTCAGCCTCGCCACCGGCGTACACGGGACACGGACGTCCAGGATGATCACGTCCATCCCGTCCATCGCCATGGTGGCGAGGTAGTTGGGGTCCTGGTCAGGCAGACAACACAACAGGGGATGGAAttatcattcatttatctacatgtatttcatgtaagaaatatgaaaatacttCTCATTTCATGGCTCATATTAATAGAATTTTGGTGTATTTTCATTATCAGGAGCTATTTTCTCCTTTACTTCAACTTTGTCAATTTTCTTTCCTATTGAATTATCTAAAATTGTCACTTTAGTAGcaaatcaattcatagttcgtggataaaaacctgctgttagaattcttgctcagtgtcactgacgaaaagtacatgtagtggatgctacgtgaaacatctgaccgtctTAAAAATCacattatccagttgcttgagtaactgctatttggcatagAGTTTGATTACTTTGTCTTTTCAACTAATACGGTAATATTGAAAGTTTCTGTATTGAAAAGGTTTCAGTGATACTAATTCTATTTGGGTAACCTATGACGTCAACTCTAATAAAAAATGTCTTTAGTTATTAAATTGAGGCAtcttcaagaatgtcttgaacacctgtatatctgaagtgtgcatacatgtacatgtacacacacacacacacatacatgacaATGTATcttggggattactgatgctgtaTAACTTATTTAGTATACTCAactagagctgtgcacctaaataaattttaggtacaggtaggcgggtttaggtacaggtccggacctgaacctgtatctaaactacttgttcagaaaatggtagattttcaataaggacaaaagcatgtttacAGATTAAAATTTGACTcaagccttgcaaatgtgttttatgttctGGAGCATAGTATAGATGTtcctttagtgcactgccacggtaatttcatagtaattttatctgtcatttTATCTATCCCCTCAGTCagacttgacctgattagtaccggtctaccagcagggttcaggtattttgaacctgtacctaattgattgtacacggtactgtgtaccggtgcACAGCTCTATACTgaactttttttaatgtcacaGTGGCAGTCTCAAGGTACTCTGTGGAATCATTTAATCCacatatatcaaatcataattATGTTCACACATGGGATGAAAATGAAACTTAACTTTCTGCCCTTTCAATCTTTGAAGAGATagatgaactagagttccacgaacactttatcttcgccaaataatcaaggcttattatggagagtgattaatatttacatgcttatcacccgctgcaaatttgatcatgcaccataccatttggaagttatcctggggggggggggagagaatgagtccagtctagatagtgttaaaaatcatttggtggtacaggactagtaaatgtgtagagtgtgctgatatatgtaacaagtttaatgaactttcagatgctacaagtatcgaattcctgccattgatcactatggaattatggtgtttcctcatcaattatgcatattggctcccatatgcataattaccatctatctaaatcaaattataacttaagctattaacaaaccaaaaatcatgatgatccattgacccattcttgagttattaccaaatgaagggcgcacagctggcacacagctgggtgacctaaatcccaagccaggcaatcctccaagtgtccctgaattgaggtcgagtaacagctttcaatgggattatacattactctctttaattatgtaaatgaagtcccaatttgcatactatatatttcattatgttaatcatcacctaaggtacctgcgtaccaaaagcaataaagatacaacAGAgcctgcatgagttatcctcctccaaagtttcatacataaaggcccactgcagctcaaaacaagtcgtcaagaggcccaaacttacaccacttgttccctgccccaagacccatccactataaaaaaaatcatgaacctggcgcctccagaaaatttcaccccaaactttgaagctccgctgcaatactttagatacccgctagaaggcccattatcgaacttgaccttcctttctgtaaaccttacacacccactaagtatcatgcagaaccatcgacagcttctcgagttatgttggcgacatacaaatacacatacacacaaagcccgctgcagtaccgacggaaaatgccaggggaaccatttttgaacttgacctccgtttctacaacatctacacacctgcaaaaaatcatgaagatccatcaacgtttccgtcacttttttttgcctacatacaaacacaaaaaattcaaagtccgctgcagtactgttgaaaaacgcaaggtgaaccattttcgaactcgaccttcctttgcacaaccactacacacctaccaaaaatcattaagattcattgaagttttcttgagttatgctcctgacatacatacagacccacccaacagatttttcaaccgaaaacataatcctccccgagtactagtactcggcgaagataatgaacaCACAAACCATGGCTTTCATACATTAGTCTTTCTAAATaaatagggctgtgtacctaattgaggtacaggtactggtacaaggacagaggttcaggttcagaccAGTCCTGTTCCTGACCTTGAAGACTTCAACAAAGCAACTTGTGGTCTTCAATGGCGACAGAAACAGTAAAAGGTATGAATCATGATCATTTGGACTTTCAATGTCTCTAATTATCTAAAGAGCCTACTCTCAGAAGAGGATCTCAACTCAAAGATTTTGCTGATTTcaacaatgtttttgtcttctcaAGTGCTCAACTTCATTTTTCAGTCATCTTTCACTTCATCTCCATTTGCAGCCCtataaatatactgtaaatttgtttatctttgtggggacttaattgcatggtaggaggggaaaggagatCTTTGCAGTGTTCGCAGTATAAAATCATTTTGCAGTATAACAGTAATACATGGAGAGACCGGTTGAGAGGTCACTGTGtaaacaatgaaaataaaaccactgcaatcatgcgaagatttacagtaagttgCCCCTCCCCTACCTGTTTGTTCCAACATAGCCTCAGCAGTGGGTGGTGTTGGGGATCCTCGTAGATGATTGTGGAATGCTCGAGGTGTCGGAGGTCAAACATCCGTACTGAACCGTCGGCACCGACAGACGCAAACATGTCCCTGCCGCCCCCCGCTCGACTGAACGCTATGTCGTACACCTGGAACACACAAACAATAAAGATTCATCTGTTCATCAACCCATGCAGAGAGGAAGATGTTCGTTGATCAGACTGTCACATTCACCCATTACCAGTGTTACCACTGTGACGTTTTTAGTCGCTGTGTGTCGGCATGTGTACGTGGTTAAGTGTTTGACGTACAAATGTAGTTGCCATGCTTGGATCgtgatgatacttggtatgtggataggtgttgCAACGTCATtgtgggcctcctggtggcattccttggaactgcagcagaatgtctggacatactatggtcttAATTTTCTATTTTTAGGTGGCTGGAAAAAGTGGTATAAGTATGGTGcttctagcagcttgttttCGAACTGCAGGGAAACTTTTGTATAAAACTTTGAAAAGGCATTTTGATCAGTTTTGTCATCAGTTTTGGGCATGCATGTAGATTTGGAAAGGATTTGATTGGAGATGTACAAAATcagatgcaaattatgcaaatgaacctTGATTCGGCAGTTACAGATTTTAACATCGTCCTGGACAATTGTCTGTTATCATTCATAAAGGAACTACTAATGCAGATACATGCTGTAtaccataacataacataacataacaagacATTTACCTCCTTGTCATGTGCTATCAGCTGCGTCTTGACATGCCCAGACACCAGGTTACACctgccaagcacctgtccagtctaagatagagagagagagagatgtaaGACACAGGTGCTAACATGTAAACATGGACATAAGGGTCTCTGAGATAGCGATCACAATAAGACAAGAGATCATTTTGATGCAAAATTTTCTTCCATGCATTAGAAAcacaagttaaaaaaaaaagaagattgttAAAACGATAAAGGCCACATTAAAAAAAGCTCAGGATTAGATTTATGAACATTGTGTGCTAAAAAACAGTATGAAGTAATGTCAAGTTGTCAACTCTCGTAATTCCACGttaaaaaaaagtgaatttGAAGAGATCTGCTAATGCAGCATCACccttgaggtacatgtatatgtatgcacACAGATATCAGGACATTCTTCAGAAGGCCTTGATAACACCATTTTTCAATTTTCGGGACTTGACGGAACAATTAGAGGTGCCGTTAGAAGTACATTGCAGTACTGCGTATATATCATGTGTATTCCATACCAGATTCAAAATAATCATTTCACAGGAAACCGATATCTAAAATACACATACCTCTAGCCcccatattgtacatgtagtgtcgATGCTTGACGTCCCTATCAGATTGGGATCAACTTCATTCCAGTCGAAGGAGGTAAGAGGGGCGCAGAAGTCGGAattcttgttgttgttcagcAGACATTCTAGCCGCGTGTCCGGCTCTCCTGCCCGCCACACCCGCAGGTAGTCGCCGCTCGTCGCCAGAAGATCTGGGAAAATTCCTGCATTAAACAGTAATAAAAGAATATATTGTTATGAAGGACTATTCAATGCCATGTCTTCAATTTCTAGAAAAGTCAGTATAGTCAGTATACAATTATAGGAATAtcattttgatatcaaattGTATAATTGTAAATGTCAACAAACCAAATccaatacagtactgtacagaaGGCTCCACCCCTGATGTGTCACCAAGTTTGCATTGTGTTATTTAGGTACATAATCGACCggaataatttatgcaaatgatgatgttatttgcataatccacAAGAACATTTATGATAAGTCATTTGAAAAGGTTAATATCATTTGGCGAActggtatgaggtcatggaagtCTGGTTGTATATCATTTATAATTGCTGACATATAATTACAATCATGATAGCTACTAGTACCCAATCATATTTTCTTAAGACATTAATCCAATCAACATATGTTAACAccccaaaaacaaacaaaataggaTTATGTCTATAAACTCTTGCTCCATTGTCCTGAAAACAGTTCTTGGGAGATGCTTGGATTTTGAGTTACTGTGGGTGAGCCTGCAATACTGAACAGAGCTTGTCTGTAAAAGTGGCTCAACGTCTCAggccgcacatactaagaagttaccgattacatgttgacactaCAAACTGCTAAATTTGGAAAAATCTTagttatttcaaaacaaacaaaccctctgaaaatataaATGGCCTTCTGTTTCTATTGTCATAGCCCCAAAACAATCTCTTCCATGATAGTTATCATTTGTGGTTAAGgtatcatttaaaaaaacataataaGGTACTGTCATGTAATGCGCATGTCCAATGACCATTGTTTTCCTGTCTTCATGTCGGATTGTACGACGCGCTGCAAATAGCATCtatatgtacttgaaaatagAACCATGCGGTTGGGAATTTTTTGTGTCTATCACTAGCACCTAAAATTGTGTTATTTTCTGATCAGcggtagtgctgcatacctaaactcattttcaggttcaggtccggattcaagtccagagattcaggttcaggtctggaattataagtccggacctgaatccATGGCACATGTGTGCTAAGAATATATTTTTTCGGTTACATATAGAATAGCATATTGGCATTAATCttacatgaaatttgaaaactatacatgcaaaatcatatacagtcagtagttaacacaaaatttcagtgataaacttaaaacacaaATACAGCAGTGTTTTTGTCTTATAGTGAGAGATATTTTTTGAGGGTTTAAAAGTATGCAGCACTAATCAGCGATGTTAACAGAGACAGTCAAATCTGTTTACTGTAAATTGAAATTGCATTTTGAAATATCCATGGGACATCTTGTATTCCACCACGTTTACTTTGTAGCATGATCAGTGCGTTACCAGCATCAACAATTTACAAGATTTCAGGAAGGCCTATGAGCTTATGAATGAAgtgttatacatacatacaatgtacatactgaTACAGACACATATGTCCAGTCCCTCATGTGATGTACATTTACAATGGCTCCTGATTGCAATGATTTCACACCAGAAAATTGTGGACACTGTTGGTCCAGTGTTGATGGCTGGACAAGGCTGAGACTGTGATTTCCCTATGGACAGTTTCAATTCCAGTGGCTGGAATCTGGATGATTCTACATGCAGAATTAGACTGAGGACTCTGTATATGTTCATAAGCTGTGTGTCTCAATATCTGTTTCACGTTATTTAATGTTATTCTATTTTTATCTTGAAATTCTGATTTTGTCTCATACATAGGCTTCTCAGAATGAAATGGGTTAACCATTTACTTcgctaaaatgcatttacagtcacACACTACAgaagtggtagaaatactttttttcggTGTTCTGCAATATTTATTTGAGAATATTTTCTCCATCCAAGCTTCCATCCTGCAACCTTCTAAacctaataatgcctacttatttacatcatatctagctttgaaACAATGCTGTAATTCTTCATTCTctcactagtacatgtatatactctatctttaatttttactagcaaagtttaaaacaagaataacacatgtgtgtgaaaaataattcaaatgaaaAGTGAATTTACTTTATCAAAATTGCAAaagcaaaagtgtattattcaatatcaatcaaatcaaatatttaaaaaaacaatctaACAACCTGCCCGATAAGGAGGAACAaggacattacatgtatatccttgcaaggaatacatgtaagtgttatAAAGATCCCACAACCTGTGACAAAAATAACAGCAACGGCCCacggaaaaaaagaaaagataaaatttcaaaaattacTGCATTAAAAAGCCTTGTAGTCTTcttataaatctgaaacatcgcTGCCGGtttaaaagtaaaacatctgACTCCGACAATCGGGGGGACTGTAGACTGGCTCAGTGgactgatattgtttttttgcgCACGTGGGCGCCACCCCCTCGCCTACTGTCTCGATGCAGGAGAAAAGATCCATCTGACTCTGAGtggttctcaacttcatcgctgccatctgcaGGGCTTGGGGGACCACGGACTGGTGCAGGGGCTACCGTTTCGTTACTTCTGTCATTACGCCCATGCCCCAAATTTCagctctgaagaaatcgcaaCAGCAAATGCTTGCTGCGGCATATTTACGCTAGAAATATCTTGGAATTGTTTTCTCGACTTTTGTCGTCCCTGAATTTGTGACCATGGAGATTAGCGAGGTTAAGACGGAAATGCATGGATTGgaaattttctcacatgatttgTCCCCGAAGTTAGCATGGAAAGTGCCAGAAACCTCATAAACAAATCGGGGACCCAGAAGTCGGTGTGTAGTCCGGCACGCATCGAAATGCCGCCAGATTCACGCAGTGCTGGTTTCAGTTTACTACTAGTACAGTGCCGCTTGTTtgctaaattgagaaccatGGATTGATGGAATCCCGAGcctgattttttcattctgcaaaattgcaggttgtttaatatttcttctgcaattttgaaaatctttctgcaaattgcagactgcaggtgggtatttcgaacgctgtacAATAAATTCAGTTACTCTTAATAACAATGTAGGGACTTGATTTCGCCGTAGGAAGGGAATAGAGGCAGTTGAAATGATGctgtagtacagtagatatTGGAAATGCATtaaacaactgcaaacatttcaatatttacagtatctaaatCGTATCAAATACCTTACTTCCATAAAAATATTCACAACATGCGCCTGTTAAAGAGGAACCTTTGCAATCGTGGGTTGCTGTAGAATTTCCTGGGGGCATGCTGGCCCTAAAGCTGAGGAGTTCACCAGTGTAGGCCCTGTCAAgtgtctggtatccaggctaaaaTGATGTACGCCAGATGTCTGACAGATTCAGCCAGAAGGCCAAATGTTGTCTCACTCATAAATAATGCTGGAGGTCAAATATCATATATGTGTTCTTGATTCTCAGTAACTGGAGCAGGTAACAGATTACCATTGGGAAAAATGATTTTCAGCTCAAGAGAAAATTGCTAGTGGTAGACACATCTTACATACACTGTAGGAAACAAAACTAAAGTAAAGGTAATCTGTTGGGGGGCCAAAATCATTATGTTTTTCTAGCTCCTCATTTCTGTTGCCAGGTgacaccaacatctgcttggagactagggaAGGTGCCGCGAGCTGAAAGCAGGGGAAATCTGGGGATTTCTAAACCCTATTTTTGATGATATTTCCTGctttttcagacaaaaaatttcaaagggcTTCATTGTGATTTGGGGGTGTCTGAAGGATgtctgaaaaatggaaatacatgATACAAACAGCACTGCCCCTAGAGCGACTCAGCTAGCTATGGAAATTGGACATACcgtatcttgtacatgtatatacgtttTGTGGACCTGTTAATATCAAGATACAGTAAAAGCCGCTTAACTACACATCCCATTTCTCAGCGTGCTTCGTGCAATTATATCCGGATGGTGCAAGTAACTGCAACAATGCTGAGTTGCTCAGCTGGACCACACCACCACAGACAGGGGGTCGAGAAAAGTAGAGGAAGAGGAAAATACATGGTAgtgatttcaacttttccttgttttggCATATGGACATGTATGCAGTATGTTCTATCTGTAACAATATCCCTTACTGACAGATGAATGGCAAATTGCTTGGTTCTATCACACATTTGCACctacttcagtatgctaatGGCCGTCGTGGGACATAGAGTATTGACCTAGTACATGCATGTCTATATTTTGGAGGCcctgatatatacatatgtactctcacctctcaaataaaagtaccccctggaataaacatacccccggaaaatgaccaaattgacaggTAAACTGTGTCTAATACAACTGtccgagggaaataagataataagcatgTCAGAGGTATACTCGGTTGTATTTATTTaattatgcctgaggaccattataagtacatgtatataaatatt comes from Branchiostoma lanceolatum isolate klBraLanc5 chromosome 2, klBraLanc5.hap2, whole genome shotgun sequence and encodes:
- the LOC136427501 gene encoding DDB1- and CUL4-associated factor 7-like isoform X1 encodes the protein MATVPPKRKEIYKYEAPWTLYAANWSQRPDRRFRLAVGSFLEEYNNKVQVISLDESAQELKASSMFDHPYPCTKIMWIPDNKGIFPDLLATSGDYLRVWRAGEPDTRLECLLNNNKNSDFCAPLTSFDWNEVDPNLIGTSSIDTTCTIWGLETGQVLGRCNLVSGHVKTQLIAHDKEVYDIAFSRAGGGRDMFASVGADGSVRMFDLRHLEHSTIIYEDPQHHPLLRLCWNKQDPNYLATMAMDGMDVIILDVRVPCTPVARLSNHRACVNGIAWAPHSSCHICTADNDRQARIWHTQQTARAVGNPNRAYRAGDDHQALIWDIQQMPRAIEDPILAYTAEGEINQVQWSSSQPDWIAICYNRCVEILRV
- the LOC136427501 gene encoding DDB1- and CUL4-associated factor 7-like isoform X2; the protein is MATVPPKRKEIYKYEAPWTLYAANWSQRPDRRFRLAVGSFLEEYNNKVQVISLDESAQELKASSMFDHPYPCTKIMWIPDNKGIFPDLLATSGDYLRVWRAGEPDTRLECLLNNNKNSDFCAPLTSFDWNEVDPNLIGTSSIDTTCTIWGLETGQVLGRCNLVSGHVKTQLIAHDKEVYDIAFSRAGGGRDMFASVGADGSVRMFDLRHLEHSTIIYEDPQHHPLLRLCWNKQDPNYLATMAMDGMDVIILDVRVPCTPVARLSNHRACVNGIAWAPHSSCHICTAGDDHQALIWDIQQMPRAIEDPILAYTAEGEINQVQWSSSQPDWIAICYNRCVEILRV